In Ammoniphilus sp. CFH 90114, the DNA window AGCGTCTAAGGCTCCTTGGGCAATTCCTAGAGCTTGAGCCGCTATCCCATTCCGCCCTCCATCTAAGGTCATCATCGCAATCTTAAAGCCCTCTCCCACTTGCCCTAACAGATTCCCCTTGGGAACGCGACAGTTTTCCATAATCACTTCTGTTGTAGAAGAGGAACGAATGCCTAACTTCTTTTCTTTCTTTCCTACAGAAAAGCCAGGAAAATTTCTTTCTACGATGAATGCCGCGATGCCTTTATGCTTAAGGGCTGGGTTGGTTTGGGCAAAAACAACAAAAATATCGGCATGGCTTCCATTGGTTATAAACATCTTGGAGCCGTTTAAGATGTATTCTTCTCCTTCCAAGACTGCTGTCGTCTTCATTCCCGCAGCATCCGAGCCTGAGCCCGCTTCCGTTAAGCAGTAAGCTCCCATACTGCGACCTTCGGCCATCGCTCGCAAGTATTTTTGTTTCTGCTCTTCCGTTCCAAACTTATAGATAGGCCAACAAGCAAGAGAGGTATGTGCGGAAAGTGTCACTCCTACGGATGAATCCACACGAGATAGCTCCTCAATGGCAAGGACATAGCTTAAGTAATCAAACCCTGCGCCGCCGTACTCCTCCGGCCACGGGATTCCACACATCCCAAGCTCCGCCATCTTGTGCCAGATGGCCATATCCCATCTCTCCTCTTCATCCCTCTCAGCTGCTGTCGGACCACACTCATTCACGGCAAAATCACGGACCATCTTTTGCATCATTTGATGTTCTTCCGATAATAAAAAATCCATGAACTTCCCCTCTCCCCCGCTGAATTTAATTCTCTAATAGATACTTAGAAATAACCAAACGCTGAATTTCATTCGTTCCTTCATATATTTGAGTGACCTTAGCATCTCGGAACAGTCTCTCAACCGGATATTCGCGAGTATAGCCATACCCGCCAAAAACTTGAACAGCCTCAATCGCCGACTTCATCGCTGTATCGGTAGCAAAGCACTTGGCCATAGAAGCCTCTTTTCCACACTTCAAACCTCGATTTCGCAGATCTGCTGCGCGATACACCAATAGTTTTGCCGCTTCTACTTGAGTAGCTAGGTTGGCGATCTTAAACGCAATAGCTTGGTTAGAAGCAATTGGCCTTCCAAACTGCACGCGATCCTTGGCATAACGAACAGAGTATTCCAAAGCCGCCTCGGCTATCCCGAGCCCTTGTGCGGCTATTCCAATACGGCCATTGTCCAAATTAGACATCGCGATATGAAAGCCTTCTCCCTCTTCCCCCAACAGATTTTCAGCTGGGACTACAGCATTTTCAAAGATCAACTCGCATGTATTCGAACCATGCAACCCCATCTTCTTCTCTTTCTTCCCTACCTTAAAGCCTGGAGTGTCTTTTTCCACGATAAAAGCCGAAATGCCTTTTACTCCAATACCTGGGTTAGTCACAGCAAAGGTGATATACACATCCGCAGCGCCTGCATTTGTAATAAAGATCTTTGAGCCATTTAGGATGTAGTTATCCCCTTGCTTCACCGCTGTTGTCCGCATCCTTACCGCATCAGAACCAGAACCAGGTTCTGTTAATGCAAACGCCCCAATGAAGTTCCCAGCAGCTAGTTTGGGGATGTATCTTTTCTTTTGCATTTCCGTCCCGAAGTACAGTATGGGATTCGTACCAACCGAGGTGTGAACAGATAGAATAACTCCCACGGTTGCACTGATCTTCGAGATCTCATGGATTGCAAGAATATAAGAGGTGAAGTCCATACCTGCTCCACCGTATTCTTCAGGGATAGGAATACCCATCAGGCCGTATTCCCCCATCTTGCGTACCAATGCCAATGGGTACTCATCCGTCTCTTCCATATGTTGAACGATTGGGGCTATTTCGTTTTGGGCGAAATCTCGGACCATCTTGCGCATCATTTCTTGTTCATCTGTAAACGCGAGTTCCATATCCGTTTCCCCTTTCGCATGCATTATTCGTAGATATAGAACCCTCGGCCAGACTTTTTCCCTAACCAACCTGCCTTGACATACTTTCTAAGTAATGGGCATGGTCGATACTTCGAGTCTCCTAACCCATCATGCAACACTTCCATAATGTAAAGACATGTATCTAAACCGATAAAATCAGCTAACTGAAGAGGTCCCATGGGATGGTTCATTCCAAGCTTCATCACCTCATCTACTGCTTCCGGAGTGGCCACTCCTTCGTGAACGCAGTAGATCGCCTCGTTAATCATCGGCAACAGGATCCGATTGGACACAAAGCCTGGAAAATCATTGACTTCGACCGGGACTTTCCCCATTTTCTTGGATAGATCCTCTACCGTTGCATACGTCTCATCTGAGGTTGCCAGTCCACGGATGACCTCAATCAGCTTCATGACCGGTACCGGATTCATAAAGTGCATCCCGATCACTTTCTCCGGGCGACGAGTTACTGCGGCAATCTCGGTAATGGGCAGAGATGACGTATTGCTTGCTAAAATCGCATGAGAAGGACATATTTCATCTAACTTTTTAAACAGCTCTCCCTTAATTTCCATGTTCTCAATAACAGCTTCTACGACAAAATCCACTTCCCTGGCATCGTTGATGTCCGTGGATGATTGCATCCGTGTCAAGATGGCGTTTGCTTCTTCTTGCGTTTTTCGACCCTTAGAAACATCGCGTGAGAGGTTTTTCTTGATACCCGCTAGACCCTTCTCTACAAATTCTAGTTTCAGATCGTTAAGTAAAACTTGAAGCCCAGCCGCTGCCGCTACTTGGGCAATACCACTCCCCATCTGACCTGCACCAATCACCATTAGTTTTTCAATTCGCATTTAGTTTGCTCCCCTTTGTACCGATTCGTTTCAAGCTTCTACTTTAACTAAAATAGCGTCTCCTTGTGCAGCTCCGCTGCAGATCGCAGCGATTCCAAGCCCTCCACCACGTCGGTGCAACTCATAAACGAGCGTAGTAACAATTCTAGCTCCACTCGCTCCGATCGGGTGCCCGAGAGCAATGGCTCCACCGTTTACATTTACTTTTTCCGGGTCCCATCCAACGATCTTTCCACTAGTCAAC includes these proteins:
- a CDS encoding acyl-CoA dehydrogenase → MDFLLSEEHQMMQKMVRDFAVNECGPTAAERDEEERWDMAIWHKMAELGMCGIPWPEEYGGAGFDYLSYVLAIEELSRVDSSVGVTLSAHTSLACWPIYKFGTEEQKQKYLRAMAEGRSMGAYCLTEAGSGSDAAGMKTTAVLEGEEYILNGSKMFITNGSHADIFVVFAQTNPALKHKGIAAFIVERNFPGFSVGKKEKKLGIRSSSTTEVIMENCRVPKGNLLGQVGEGFKIAMMTLDGGRNGIAAQALGIAQGALDASLEYAKERNQFGKPIAKQQAIQFKLADMATKIEAARLLTYQAAWREDQNLSYGLQSAMSKLFAGDIAMEVTVEAVQVFGGYGYTREYPVERFMRDAKITQIYEGTNEIQRIVISNYLLKD
- a CDS encoding acyl-CoA dehydrogenase; amino-acid sequence: MELAFTDEQEMMRKMVRDFAQNEIAPIVQHMEETDEYPLALVRKMGEYGLMGIPIPEEYGGAGMDFTSYILAIHEISKISATVGVILSVHTSVGTNPILYFGTEMQKKRYIPKLAAGNFIGAFALTEPGSGSDAVRMRTTAVKQGDNYILNGSKIFITNAGAADVYITFAVTNPGIGVKGISAFIVEKDTPGFKVGKKEKKMGLHGSNTCELIFENAVVPAENLLGEEGEGFHIAMSNLDNGRIGIAAQGLGIAEAALEYSVRYAKDRVQFGRPIASNQAIAFKIANLATQVEAAKLLVYRAADLRNRGLKCGKEASMAKCFATDTAMKSAIEAVQVFGGYGYTREYPVERLFRDAKVTQIYEGTNEIQRLVISKYLLEN
- a CDS encoding 3-hydroxybutyryl-CoA dehydrogenase, which encodes MRIEKLMVIGAGQMGSGIAQVAAAAGLQVLLNDLKLEFVEKGLAGIKKNLSRDVSKGRKTQEEANAILTRMQSSTDINDAREVDFVVEAVIENMEIKGELFKKLDEICPSHAILASNTSSLPITEIAAVTRRPEKVIGMHFMNPVPVMKLIEVIRGLATSDETYATVEDLSKKMGKVPVEVNDFPGFVSNRILLPMINEAIYCVHEGVATPEAVDEVMKLGMNHPMGPLQLADFIGLDTCLYIMEVLHDGLGDSKYRPCPLLRKYVKAGWLGKKSGRGFYIYE